Proteins encoded in a region of the Deefgea piscis genome:
- the astB gene encoding N-succinylarginine dihydrolase: MSSVRAFEANFDGLVGPTHHYGGHSFGNVASTGNANQVANPREAALQGLAKMKALADLGYRQGVLPPQERPAMWMLRDLGYTGSDAEIIAAMSNTPSGFLSSLSSASSMWTANAATVSPSADTQDGRVHFTVANLQNKFHRAIEHKQTARTLKSIFAHPQHFMVHDALPMLAAFGDEGAANHTRLCHDYAEQGVEFFVYGRQHWGGQIAPQHYPARQTREASEAVIRRHGLAASHTVLAQQNPAVIDAGVFHNDVIAVGNQNVLFCHQDAFLASDQVYAELTAKMAGQLHIIEVSRDVVSVADAVKSYLFNSQLLAKPDGRQRLVVPEECRNTPAVWAYLQALQASNGPIDELLVYDLKQSMQNGGGPACLRLRVALNEVEANAVNAGVWMNDALYARLTQWVERHYRDRLVEADLLDPSFLIEVRSALDELTQILQLGAIYPFQMQGVDV, translated from the coding sequence ATGAGTTCAGTACGGGCATTTGAAGCCAATTTTGATGGTTTGGTGGGGCCAACGCATCATTACGGCGGTCATTCGTTTGGGAATGTGGCGTCAACGGGTAATGCCAATCAAGTGGCCAATCCACGTGAGGCGGCATTGCAGGGTTTAGCCAAAATGAAGGCCTTGGCCGATTTAGGCTATCGCCAAGGCGTATTGCCACCGCAAGAGCGGCCGGCGATGTGGATGTTACGTGATCTAGGGTATACGGGTAGCGATGCTGAAATCATTGCAGCCATGAGCAATACCCCTTCGGGGTTTTTGTCTTCGTTGAGTTCGGCGTCGTCCATGTGGACCGCCAATGCGGCGACAGTGAGTCCATCAGCCGATACGCAAGATGGCCGGGTGCATTTTACGGTGGCGAACTTACAAAATAAATTTCACCGCGCCATCGAGCACAAACAAACCGCCCGCACGCTAAAAAGCATTTTTGCGCATCCACAGCATTTTATGGTGCACGACGCTTTGCCGATGCTTGCGGCGTTCGGCGATGAAGGTGCTGCCAATCATACTCGGCTGTGTCATGACTATGCCGAGCAAGGCGTCGAGTTTTTTGTTTATGGCCGTCAGCACTGGGGAGGGCAGATTGCGCCGCAGCACTATCCGGCCAGACAAACTCGAGAGGCGAGCGAAGCGGTGATTCGTCGTCATGGTTTAGCGGCCAGCCATACGGTGTTGGCGCAGCAAAATCCAGCCGTGATTGATGCCGGGGTGTTTCATAACGATGTGATTGCGGTTGGCAATCAAAACGTGTTGTTTTGCCATCAAGATGCGTTTTTAGCGTCTGATCAAGTGTATGCCGAGTTGACGGCCAAAATGGCTGGCCAATTACACATTATCGAAGTGTCCCGTGATGTAGTGAGCGTGGCTGACGCGGTGAAGTCGTATTTGTTTAATAGCCAACTATTGGCTAAGCCCGATGGCAGGCAGCGCCTCGTTGTGCCTGAGGAGTGCCGTAATACGCCAGCGGTGTGGGCTTATCTACAAGCATTGCAAGCGAGTAATGGGCCAATTGATGAGTTGTTGGTCTATGACTTAAAGCAGAGTATGCAAAATGGTGGCGGCCCAGCGTGTTTGCGGCTGCGGGTGGCTTTAAATGAAGTTGAAGCCAACGCGGTCAATGCTGGGGTGTGGATGAATGATGCCCTGTATGCACGGCTGACGCAGTGGGTTGAGCGGCATTACCGCGATCGTTTAGTTGAAGCTGATTTGCTTGATCCGAGTTTTTTAATTGAAGTGCGTAGCGCATTGGATGAATTGACGCAGATTTTGCAATTAGGCGCGATTTATCCGTTTCAGATGCAAGGCGTGGATGTTTAA
- the astE gene encoding succinylglutamate desuccinylase, translating into MSRFLQETLSGNTAIALPYCLPTGAGVQVMDEGVIRFEPQDIDNTALDLVISCGIHGNETAPVELVDQLIEQIMLGAIKVRARVLFIFGNVAALRLGRRFVEEDMNRLFSRTPEVEDGIEKRRAAMLEMHVMRFFQANAQAKKPRFHYDLHTAIHGSLIEKFAIYPLPKPGNTFSTVEIARLSLAGVDTVLLQSTVSSTFSFFSSRHCNAAAFTIELGSARPFGENQQIDLSKMAAYLQQLIQGELPTPDLVPEQVQVFRVSREVMKKTNDFKFAIDGKTDNFTPLAQGLVLAEDQGEQFIIEEADARIIFPNPDVPPGLRAGLVIVPAKDFDI; encoded by the coding sequence ATGAGTCGTTTTTTACAAGAAACATTATCAGGAAATACCGCCATCGCCTTGCCGTACTGCTTGCCGACAGGGGCTGGCGTACAGGTGATGGATGAGGGGGTGATTCGATTCGAGCCGCAAGACATCGATAATACGGCATTGGATCTGGTGATTTCCTGCGGCATCCATGGGAATGAAACTGCACCTGTTGAATTGGTCGACCAATTGATTGAGCAAATCATGCTGGGCGCAATTAAGGTGCGCGCACGTGTGCTGTTTATTTTTGGCAATGTGGCGGCTTTGCGTTTAGGTCGTCGTTTTGTTGAAGAAGACATGAATCGACTGTTTTCTCGCACGCCAGAGGTTGAAGACGGCATTGAGAAAAGGCGCGCTGCAATGCTAGAAATGCATGTAATGCGGTTTTTTCAAGCCAATGCGCAAGCGAAAAAACCAAGGTTTCATTACGATTTACATACGGCGATTCACGGTTCTTTGATTGAAAAATTCGCAATTTACCCACTGCCTAAACCTGGAAATACGTTCTCGACAGTTGAAATTGCGCGCTTGTCATTGGCAGGGGTCGATACGGTGTTATTGCAATCGACGGTGTCGAGTACCTTTTCGTTTTTTTCCAGCCGCCATTGTAATGCTGCGGCTTTTACCATTGAATTGGGAAGTGCTCGCCCGTTTGGAGAGAACCAGCAGATCGACTTATCTAAAATGGCTGCCTATTTGCAGCAATTAATTCAAGGTGAGTTGCCGACGCCAGATTTAGTGCCGGAACAGGTGCAAGTTTTCCGTGTTTCGCGTGAAGTAATGAAGAAAACCAATGATTTTAAATTTGCCATTGATGGCAAAACGGATAACTTTACGCCCTTGGCGCAAGGTTTGGTGTTGGCGGAAGATCAGGGCGAGCAATTTATTATTGAAGAAGCTGACGCACGGATTATTTTCCCTAATCCCGATGTACCACCGGGTTTGCGCGCGGGCTTGGTGATTGTGCCAGCAAAAGATTTTGATATTTAA
- a CDS encoding C40 family peptidase — translation MKWIIILTTLFSLSALPAYADEEMPVGEVATPSSWGANKPSSNTASKAKRNKKSAEKQADYTPAQDLLLSAMSLIGVKYTWGGNTPESGLDCSGFIRYVFQNSMNLTLPRTAFEMAQKGKTIDKSELKPGDLVFFNTLGRTFSHVGIYLGDNRFIHSPRAGRSVEVANMGINYWTTRFTGARRIADAGNTEGLNVNAMLAASSNENKRSAVATKSASTSSKRVCKKVITGKGKNKKTVTQCSTVTSKPSTVQARKSTKTQKSATTRKVSSKKVTANKNVAKKPANKTPRKVAPKTSTAKPKATTQTKK, via the coding sequence ATGAAATGGATCATCATTCTCACCACACTATTTAGCCTGAGCGCACTCCCTGCCTACGCCGACGAGGAGATGCCGGTTGGCGAAGTTGCGACTCCAAGTAGCTGGGGCGCTAACAAACCAAGTAGTAATACCGCCAGCAAAGCCAAACGCAATAAAAAATCCGCTGAGAAACAAGCTGACTATACACCGGCTCAGGATTTACTTTTATCTGCAATGAGCTTAATTGGTGTGAAATACACTTGGGGCGGCAACACGCCTGAATCAGGACTCGATTGCAGCGGATTTATTCGCTATGTTTTTCAGAATTCGATGAATTTAACTTTGCCGCGCACCGCCTTTGAAATGGCGCAAAAAGGTAAAACCATCGACAAATCAGAATTAAAACCGGGTGATTTGGTTTTTTTCAACACCTTAGGCAGAACGTTCTCCCACGTTGGTATTTATCTGGGTGACAATCGATTCATTCATTCACCTCGTGCAGGGCGCAGCGTCGAAGTGGCCAATATGGGTATTAACTATTGGACCACGCGCTTTACTGGCGCACGTCGCATCGCCGATGCGGGCAATACCGAAGGTCTAAACGTCAATGCCATGCTGGCTGCCAGCAGCAATGAAAACAAACGCAGCGCAGTAGCGACTAAGTCGGCAAGCACTAGCAGTAAACGAGTTTGTAAAAAAGTGATCACCGGCAAAGGCAAGAACAAAAAAACGGTGACGCAATGCTCAACTGTTACCAGTAAGCCAAGTACAGTACAAGCGCGTAAATCGACAAAAACACAAAAAAGTGCCACGACTCGCAAAGTAAGCAGTAAGAAAGTAACTGCCAACAAAAATGTGGCGAAAAAACCGGCGAATAAAACCCCGCGCAAAGTCGCGCCAAAAACCAGCACTGCAAAACCTAAAGCAACGACTCAAACTAAAAAATAA